From the Phyllopteryx taeniolatus isolate TA_2022b chromosome 20, UOR_Ptae_1.2, whole genome shotgun sequence genome, one window contains:
- the pdcd6 gene encoding programmed cell death protein 6: MAYHSPYRAPPHINAPLDQSFLWSIFQRVDKDRSGVISDSELQQALSNGTWTPFNPVTVRSIISMFDRENKGGVNFNEFAGVWKYITDWQNIFRTYDRDNSGFIDKTELKQALTGFGYRLSDQFYGTLIEKFDRQRKGQVAFDDFIQCCIVLQRLTDVFRRYDTDQDGWIQVSYEQYLSMVFNIV, translated from the exons ATGGCATATCACAGCCCCTACAGAGCTCCTCCGCACATAAACGCCCCTCTGGATCAAAGCTTTCTGTGGAGTATCTTCCAGAG GGTTGACAAGGACCGCAGTGGGGTGATATCGGATTCCGAGCTCCAGCAGGCATTATCCAATG GCACGTGGACACCGTTCAACCCTGTGACCGTGCGCTCCATAATAT CCATGTTTGACAGGGAAAATAAGGGTGGGGTGAACTTCAACGAGTTTGCCGGCGTGTGGAAGTACATCACGGACTGGCAAAACATCTTTCGAACCTATGACAGGGACAACTCGGGCTTCATCGACAAGACCGAGCTCAAACAGGCACTGACCGGCTTCG GGTATCGTCTATCGGATCAGTTCTACGGTACGCTGATCGAAAAGTTTGATCGACAGAGGAAGGGACAGGTGGCCTTTGATGACTTCATCCAGTGCTGTATTGTACTGCAG AGGTTGACTGATGTTTTCAGGAGGTACGACACAGACCAGGATGGCTGGATCCAGGTGTCCTATGAACAGTATCTATCCATGGTCTTTAATATAGTATAA